In Sphingobacterium thalpophilum, a genomic segment contains:
- a CDS encoding FecR domain-containing protein has product MERDTTKIRELIEKQLLEIITEKEEVELAERKVHYSEDEYDCMLIEVLGQLESRLPKDSLGDWTPDYEEIKRRGEDIRRQRKRKQYSMLGYAAALVLFMGAAVLYLFSSRQKKDVMLHLDSKCLNVGDNEEIPLAESSCLVLSADSSWIRVEQDTFGEIMQLGNVVINRTTEGLLRVQRKYGANDVADGRTSLDIYTGPRQQCVVELEDGTQIRLNAQSRLSYPIVKRDSTIVYIHGEAYVNAKSRSKNAPLIIGTEKGELIARHADFLVRSDTSMMKTILNDGTLQVYAYHLKKGRSIICPGDFVFVGAKNVGKNQHVQDTMDYVANLDFEDARMWTRKIRIYKDIPLYVFVDEMSRWEGFVIKKWDCIPKNKHISVSICYQSGREDVYAAIRQAGILLHEKEGMISFCPEDKHERVAMRQLNGGNRKIK; this is encoded by the coding sequence ATGGAACGCGATACTACAAAAATTCGAGAGCTGATCGAAAAACAGCTGCTGGAAATAATAACAGAAAAAGAAGAGGTAGAATTGGCGGAGAGAAAGGTACATTATTCGGAGGACGAATATGACTGTATGCTCATCGAAGTACTAGGGCAGCTTGAAAGTCGGTTGCCTAAAGATTCGTTGGGAGATTGGACACCTGATTATGAGGAAATAAAAAGAAGAGGAGAAGACATCAGGCGACAAAGGAAAAGAAAACAATACAGTATGCTAGGCTATGCGGCGGCATTGGTGCTGTTTATGGGAGCTGCGGTTCTGTACTTATTTTCTTCAAGGCAAAAAAAGGATGTGATGTTACATTTGGATAGTAAATGTCTCAACGTGGGCGATAATGAAGAAATCCCGCTCGCAGAGTCCTCTTGTCTAGTCCTATCTGCTGACTCTTCTTGGATCAGGGTAGAACAGGATACATTCGGTGAAATAATGCAGCTTGGAAATGTGGTGATCAACCGTACTACAGAAGGCCTGCTACGTGTCCAAAGAAAATACGGAGCCAATGATGTAGCCGATGGACGGACAAGTCTGGATATTTATACGGGTCCGCGGCAGCAATGTGTAGTCGAGCTGGAAGATGGGACACAGATACGCTTAAATGCACAGTCCAGATTGAGCTATCCGATCGTAAAACGAGACTCGACTATAGTGTACATACATGGGGAGGCCTATGTGAATGCTAAAAGCCGGAGCAAAAATGCTCCTTTGATTATAGGTACGGAAAAAGGTGAATTAATTGCCCGTCACGCTGACTTTTTAGTTAGATCCGATACAAGCATGATGAAGACAATTTTAAATGATGGGACGTTGCAGGTCTACGCTTACCACCTGAAAAAAGGGCGGTCAATAATCTGTCCTGGAGACTTTGTTTTTGTTGGAGCTAAAAATGTAGGCAAAAATCAGCATGTGCAAGATACCATGGACTATGTGGCAAATCTGGATTTTGAAGATGCCCGGATGTGGACCCGAAAAATTCGTATCTATAAAGATATACCCTTGTATGTCTTCGTTGATGAAATGAGCCGCTGGGAAGGATTTGTAATAAAAAAATGGGATTGTATTCCGAAGAACAAACATATTTCGGTATCCATTTGCTATCAGAGTGGTAGGGAAGACGTATATGCTGCGATTCGCCAAGCAGGGATACTGCTTCATGAAAAGGAAGGAATGATAAGCTTCTGCCCAGAAGACAAACATGAACGGGTAGCCATGAGGCAATTAAATGGAGGCAATAGGAAAATAAAATAA
- a CDS encoding RNA polymerase sigma factor produces the protein MGEDPFEILVNEPDRGLRLIMAKHGSQLKQRIKIFIRNDDELVKDVISETLMTLFVEREKIAVRKDPFVWMMVIAKNIALKMLRQERTDRKIPIDELRNEPNSEDSDAELHYREMLEIVLSKAEQLSPMEKKILIDAKVHGLHNKELEIRHDLRPQRVRNLLSRALAKIRRLLRR, from the coding sequence ATGGGAGAAGATCCTTTTGAAATTTTAGTAAATGAGCCTGACCGTGGTTTGAGGCTTATCATGGCTAAACATGGTAGTCAGCTAAAACAGCGAATTAAAATTTTTATTCGCAATGATGATGAACTCGTCAAGGACGTGATTTCAGAAACCTTGATGACCTTGTTTGTGGAAAGGGAAAAGATTGCTGTACGTAAAGATCCTTTCGTATGGATGATGGTCATCGCAAAAAATATTGCACTCAAAATGCTTCGGCAGGAAAGGACCGATCGAAAAATACCTATAGATGAACTGCGGAATGAACCGAATAGTGAAGATAGTGACGCTGAACTACATTATCGGGAAATGCTGGAGATAGTCTTATCAAAAGCAGAACAGCTTAGTCCCATGGAAAAGAAAATATTGATTGATGCCAAAGTGCATGGCCTACACAATAAGGAGTTGGAGATCCGGCATGATCTACGTCCACAGCGGGTTCGAAATCTATTGAGTAGGGCACTCGCCAAAATCCGACGGCTCCTGAGAAGATAA
- a CDS encoding MauE/DoxX family redox-associated membrane protein has protein sequence MKTRASHITATSIRAFMILFWAWVALDKLWDLPGFHQALIKQPFPDWWAGILFWLLPLMELAIVLLFSIHSFRKKKHLFFDPFALSALLLTVFTVYIVLGVAGLYAQKPCGCASVLSGLSWGGHLVVNLLLLLLSILGWYLTGPTTPMAGCKRSKKQVILFYTRRLLINVPIYAVILLRVKKYKMRFALFPAGPVEL, from the coding sequence ATGAAAACAAGAGCTTCACATATCACCGCTACCAGTATCCGCGCCTTTATGATCCTCTTTTGGGCATGGGTTGCGCTTGATAAGCTATGGGATCTGCCGGGCTTCCATCAGGCACTGATAAAACAACCATTTCCAGACTGGTGGGCAGGGATTTTGTTTTGGCTTCTACCATTGATGGAGCTGGCTATAGTGCTACTGTTTTCTATCCACTCTTTCAGAAAGAAAAAACATCTATTTTTTGATCCTTTCGCGCTGTCTGCATTGCTATTAACGGTTTTTACTGTCTACATCGTTCTTGGCGTCGCCGGTTTATACGCTCAAAAGCCCTGCGGCTGTGCTTCTGTACTGAGCGGGCTATCCTGGGGCGGACACCTTGTTGTCAACCTGCTGTTATTGCTGCTGTCCATATTGGGGTGGTACTTGACTGGCCCAACTACCCCCATGGCTGGGTGTAAGCGATCTAAAAAACAGGTCATTTTATTCTATACCAGGCGCTTATTGATTAACGTACCGATCTATGCTGTTATACTGCTGCGCGTCAAGAAATACAAAATGCGGTTTGCTCTCTTCCCGGCCGGGCCGGTAGAGCTATAA
- a CDS encoding RagB/SusD family nutrient uptake outer membrane protein, translating to MKNILSTKMVIGIVMMLMLGCNQFLEEKSDMSLATISSKSDLYALMDYTVVMNQSYVAAVGDIASDDFFILDKQYMGISQLSDRAIYIWDRKPLADWYWVSYSRILNVNTVLEHLDKIQLDQKDRRNLEGMALFFRAYSYFDLAQIYAPAYNQKTAELVLGPPMKMSTDVNDKPIRLSLKETMNLIIADLKLASDYLTDQNVTYPTRPNRNAALGLLSRVYLAMGDYEQALATSNRALESYDQLMDYNQIDRDKKYPFERFNPEVLFFSIHAAENLSRESVLRIDTVLYDSYTDSDLRKTRFFSKQADGYFAFTGDYSGNSNAQKFNGITTAELWLTKAECEARLGQLTLASKTIKFLTDKRYSSTVAIEPFPAAQDELLKFIYAERRKELLLRGIRWMDLRRLEDKYIGKKEIRRIIEGKIYSIDLNEVKNFTFLFPQKVIEMSDMEQN from the coding sequence ATGAAAAATATACTATCAACAAAAATGGTAATTGGTATTGTTATGATGTTGATGTTGGGATGTAACCAATTTCTAGAGGAAAAATCTGATATGTCATTGGCTACGATTAGCTCAAAATCTGATCTCTATGCCCTCATGGACTATACTGTTGTAATGAATCAAAGCTATGTAGCAGCGGTCGGCGATATTGCTTCGGATGATTTTTTTATATTGGATAAACAATATATGGGAATAAGTCAGCTGTCTGACAGGGCCATTTATATATGGGATAGAAAGCCTTTGGCCGATTGGTATTGGGTGTCCTATAGTCGTATTCTTAATGTTAATACCGTACTTGAACACCTTGATAAGATTCAGCTTGATCAAAAGGATCGACGAAATTTGGAGGGAATGGCTTTGTTTTTTAGAGCGTATAGCTATTTTGATTTAGCGCAGATATATGCACCGGCCTATAACCAAAAGACAGCCGAATTAGTCTTGGGACCACCAATGAAAATGAGTACTGATGTAAATGATAAGCCCATAAGATTATCTCTAAAAGAAACAATGAATCTTATCATTGCCGATCTAAAATTAGCATCTGATTATTTGACTGATCAGAATGTGACGTATCCAACTCGACCTAATAGAAATGCAGCATTGGGCTTACTTTCAAGGGTATACCTTGCGATGGGGGATTACGAACAGGCATTAGCCACTTCAAACCGAGCTTTAGAATCTTATGATCAACTTATGGACTATAACCAGATCGATCGTGATAAAAAATATCCATTTGAGAGATTTAATCCCGAAGTATTGTTCTTTTCTATTCATGCGGCCGAAAATCTTTCAAGAGAGTCAGTTCTCCGAATTGATACGGTGCTGTATGATAGTTATACAGATAGTGATTTACGTAAAACGCGATTCTTCTCGAAACAGGCTGACGGCTATTTCGCATTTACTGGAGATTATTCGGGAAACTCAAATGCACAAAAATTTAATGGGATAACAACAGCAGAATTGTGGTTGACAAAAGCTGAATGTGAGGCCAGACTAGGGCAATTGACGCTTGCTAGTAAAACCATAAAATTTTTAACGGACAAACGATATAGTAGTACGGTGGCTATCGAGCCTTTTCCAGCAGCACAAGATGAGCTTCTCAAATTCATCTATGCAGAACGAAGAAAGGAACTTCTGCTACGCGGAATAAGATGGATGGATCTGAGAAGACTTGAAGATAAGTACATTGGGAAAAAGGAGATTCGGAGAATAATTGAGGGAAAAATATATAGTATTGATTTAAATGAGGTTAAAAATTTCACCTTTCTTTTTCCGCAAAAAGTGATAGAGATGTCTGATATGGAACAGAATTAA
- a CDS encoding SusC/RagA family TonB-linked outer membrane protein, whose protein sequence is MLLLLITWNLQVRAQHGAEWLYQGVIRDSTGNGIADVNIKIAADGRIIKTDDNGNYKINSNLDKIRVEISHVNYKSLITELSSKDVKKILILSSNTALIDEVLVSGYHSLHKTRSVGSYETVNKVLLDRTASFDVLSKLEYLTTGTFFDRSEYSFNDNGKPIEPKIFMHGVSTLRKAGLGGSKPLVIVDNFPYEGDINLLSPNDIESVTLLKDGAASAIWGARAGNGVIVLTTKKGRFETPLQQEFKASIRMDTKPDLYSHRVISSGDLVSVERFLFEKGYFNGKLTSNSRPVISPVVELLEANRKRVLDDEALAAGIKPYQHTDVREDMLKYMYRGAALQQYNYLVRGGADKLNGMAQIGYDRSLASLRSDKTNRISSQLSIEAKLNQVVNLSGRLMYNELKNTSALATDFYSDNGYPFPYLKLKEGGENLAVPYKYRLSYIDTVGAGNLLDWKYRPLDYIDEPPLVTTSRNLLADLGLQLFLLKGLTADLKYRFNSYDRKKEERYFINTFYARDLINRGTQISNGSLIYNFPYGGVLRQQDGFSKERNFRIQLNYKTDFKGHSVSAVTGAEWRNKDDGSMGNILYGYNPENLSFVSNIDFSKQYPTFGGLGGNNTIPFNIYPNTDITTNFVSLYGIMDYAFQNRYLLSGSVRRDASNLFGVETNNKWTPLWSIGFGWNLHNEKFFKSSVINFLKLRGSLGYSGNVDNSMSALTTIQYFGYNNWSVPYPMARIVNLPNKELRWEKLRNVNVGIEFSAWNNSFSGSIDYYNKCTFDLFDTKPLDPTSGVSSMVLNAANTKSRGFDANLTLKKNWRDLNWVGNLLFSYNNNWIVKTLTDQQSPTSYVLSGGISNLPGDMVYSLYAYKWEGLNSEGKPQGLLNGDKSTAYWDIMGSKTLDVLQKMGSARPLYFGSFRNTFSYKQFNLSATISYRLKYYFKRRSISYQSLFGKYDGHVDFYDRWKQPGDELLTDVPAMVYPLDDGADLFYKDASVLVERGDHIKLQDLRFQYNMTLPSRSKIKSFVLFIVGEKLGLLWKATKKDINPEYFGNIPAPRSISMGATLTF, encoded by the coding sequence ATGTTACTATTATTGATAACATGGAATCTTCAGGTACGTGCCCAACACGGGGCCGAATGGCTTTATCAAGGGGTGATACGAGATTCAACTGGAAATGGTATTGCTGATGTGAACATTAAAATAGCTGCAGACGGGCGGATTATTAAAACGGATGATAACGGTAATTACAAGATAAATTCTAATCTCGACAAAATACGGGTAGAAATCTCCCATGTTAATTACAAGAGTCTTATAACAGAATTATCTAGCAAAGATGTGAAGAAAATACTGATTTTGTCTTCAAATACTGCTTTGATAGATGAAGTGCTTGTTTCTGGTTATCATTCACTTCATAAAACTAGAAGTGTAGGTAGCTATGAAACAGTTAATAAGGTGCTGCTGGATAGGACTGCTAGCTTTGATGTGCTGTCAAAGTTAGAATACCTAACCACAGGAACCTTTTTTGATCGTTCAGAATATTCGTTTAATGATAATGGTAAACCTATTGAACCTAAGATATTTATGCATGGTGTCAGTACCTTGCGGAAGGCCGGCCTTGGAGGTAGTAAACCATTGGTAATTGTCGACAATTTTCCTTATGAAGGAGATATCAATCTTTTAAGTCCAAATGATATCGAGAGTGTGACTCTCCTGAAAGATGGTGCGGCTTCTGCGATATGGGGAGCAAGAGCTGGTAATGGCGTTATTGTATTAACCACAAAAAAAGGTCGATTTGAAACGCCTTTGCAACAAGAATTTAAAGCGTCAATACGAATGGATACGAAACCTGACTTGTATAGTCATCGGGTTATTTCTAGTGGCGATCTGGTTTCCGTGGAGCGTTTTCTGTTTGAGAAAGGATATTTTAATGGAAAACTAACTAGTAATAGTCGACCTGTTATATCGCCAGTGGTTGAACTATTAGAAGCTAACCGTAAAAGGGTTTTAGATGATGAAGCGCTAGCTGCAGGAATTAAGCCTTATCAACATACAGATGTGCGTGAAGACATGCTTAAATATATGTATAGAGGTGCTGCTTTACAACAATATAATTATTTAGTTAGGGGAGGAGCGGACAAACTAAATGGCATGGCACAAATAGGATACGATCGGTCTCTAGCAAGTTTACGCAGCGATAAAACCAATCGGATTAGCAGCCAATTAAGTATCGAAGCCAAGCTTAATCAAGTTGTGAATCTTTCCGGTAGACTGATGTACAATGAACTGAAAAATACTAGTGCGCTAGCTACGGATTTCTATTCTGATAATGGATATCCATTTCCTTATTTAAAATTGAAAGAGGGAGGAGAAAATCTCGCTGTTCCCTATAAATATCGACTTTCATATATAGATACTGTTGGTGCTGGAAATCTGTTAGATTGGAAATACCGCCCGCTTGATTATATTGATGAACCACCTCTCGTAACAACCAGTAGAAACCTGCTCGCTGATCTTGGTCTTCAACTATTTCTATTGAAGGGACTTACGGCTGATCTAAAATATAGATTCAATTCTTATGATAGGAAAAAAGAGGAACGCTATTTTATAAATACCTTTTATGCCCGCGATCTAATAAATAGAGGAACACAGATCAGTAATGGGAGTTTAATTTACAATTTTCCTTACGGAGGTGTACTCAGGCAACAGGATGGCTTTTCTAAAGAACGAAATTTCCGGATACAGCTAAACTATAAAACGGATTTTAAGGGGCACAGTGTATCTGCTGTAACGGGGGCGGAATGGCGGAACAAAGATGATGGTTCTATGGGTAATATACTCTATGGTTATAACCCTGAAAATCTTTCTTTTGTTTCGAATATAGATTTCAGTAAACAGTATCCAACTTTTGGCGGACTTGGTGGCAACAATACAATTCCCTTTAACATTTATCCCAACACCGATATTACCACAAACTTTGTCTCGCTGTACGGGATCATGGATTACGCATTCCAAAACAGATATTTATTGTCAGGAAGCGTACGCAGGGATGCATCAAACTTATTTGGTGTAGAGACGAACAATAAATGGACACCTTTGTGGTCGATAGGTTTTGGCTGGAATCTGCATAATGAAAAATTCTTCAAAAGCTCTGTGATTAATTTTCTAAAGTTACGAGGATCGTTGGGTTATAGCGGAAATGTGGATAACAGTATGAGTGCCCTGACTACTATACAATATTTTGGTTATAATAATTGGAGTGTGCCTTATCCTATGGCGAGGATAGTTAATTTACCCAATAAGGAACTTAGATGGGAGAAGTTGCGAAATGTCAATGTTGGAATCGAATTTAGCGCATGGAATAATTCGTTTTCCGGAAGTATTGATTACTATAATAAGTGTACTTTTGATCTTTTCGATACTAAGCCATTGGATCCAACTTCGGGTGTAAGTTCCATGGTTCTGAATGCTGCCAACACTAAATCGAGGGGGTTCGATGCAAATTTGACACTCAAAAAGAATTGGAGGGATCTAAACTGGGTAGGCAATCTATTATTTTCTTATAATAACAATTGGATTGTCAAAACATTAACGGATCAGCAATCGCCCACCTCTTATGTGCTTAGCGGTGGGATCTCAAATCTGCCGGGAGACATGGTATATAGTCTTTACGCTTATAAGTGGGAAGGTTTGAATAGTGAAGGTAAGCCGCAAGGATTACTAAATGGTGACAAAAGTACCGCATATTGGGATATAATGGGTAGCAAGACATTGGATGTGCTCCAAAAAATGGGCTCTGCACGTCCCCTCTATTTTGGGAGTTTTAGAAATACGTTCAGCTATAAACAATTCAATCTTTCTGCAACAATAAGCTATCGCTTAAAATACTATTTTAAAAGAAGGAGCATAAGTTATCAGTCTCTTTTTGGGAAATATGATGGTCATGTAGATTTTTATGATCGATGGAAACAGCCTGGAGATGAATTGTTAACAGACGTACCTGCGATGGTTTATCCACTGGATGATGGAGCGGATTTATTTTATAAGGATGCTTCCGTTTTGGTCGAACGTGGAGATCATATTAAGTTACAAGATCTCCGATTTCAGTATAATATGACATTGCCTAGTAGATCCAAAATTAAATCGTTTGTCTTATTTATTGTGGGGGAGAAATTAGGTTTGCTCTGGAAGGCTACTAAAAAAGATATAAACCCAGAATATTTCGGAAATATCCCAGCTCCAAGATCTATTAGTATGGGAGCGACACTAACATTTTAA
- a CDS encoding TlpA family protein disulfide reductase, with protein MKQFFKSGRELFLVKHSFHQEQNKLEIQNRLSIKLSYLFNLVVVGFQYGYHILKILKRSHLNSLYLISKNGQNFSSDFHLNSIVNSLSTSSFNLKRILFIAIYLLSIYAVSGQSMTQLPSGRNKPNEIVAIKALKVGDTVPDRLLKASLSIFDKTGAESNITLDDFKEKVIVIDLWGTWCTYCINSFPHLFHLQNRFQGKIKVLPVVNQSRARVLTTLNKSPIKNITGFVTAIDSTFGDYFPTMGFPHVIVIANTRVVSITLPEYLTEEAIEMLIVHNNPYMPIKKDDAIMNSSTVLSSSFKDVRQYQPLAYRTILGFQDGLISNVLLKRDTNMTRWLIPNMDMMSLFEIAYFDYNKERSDFVGLANFPNRRIILTPELITQLLPRPLGTYSRDVRLDVQRKYYYTYENLAAHNVSDKQLKIQLAEDLDNFLNVKSRLLMMPMECYMIAGKPNLTSNIDEPVDKNTFLRYLNHPSFKLPPVLIEKGLYKLPKISLEDRPYSLDEIKKICEMHGLKVYAQICRIPMLMFYKGAFPDVSKLGKLELDTYGYIPAVEKQ; from the coding sequence ATGAAACAATTTTTTAAGAGTGGGAGGGAATTGTTCCTTGTAAAACATTCTTTCCATCAAGAACAAAATAAATTAGAAATCCAAAACCGGTTGTCTATTAAATTATCGTATCTTTTTAACCTGGTCGTAGTAGGCTTTCAGTATGGATATCATATACTTAAGATATTAAAAAGAAGCCATTTAAACTCTCTCTATTTGATCTCAAAAAATGGACAAAACTTTTCTTCGGACTTTCATCTGAACAGTATTGTAAATTCACTGTCAACGAGCAGTTTTAATCTTAAAAGAATATTATTTATAGCGATTTATTTATTATCTATTTATGCTGTAAGTGGGCAATCCATGACACAGTTACCAAGTGGACGAAACAAACCTAATGAAATTGTTGCTATAAAAGCACTTAAAGTAGGAGATACTGTCCCAGATCGTTTACTTAAAGCAAGTTTAAGCATATTTGATAAGACGGGGGCTGAAAGTAATATTACACTCGATGATTTTAAAGAAAAGGTAATTGTAATAGATCTTTGGGGGACATGGTGTACTTATTGTATAAATAGTTTCCCTCATCTATTTCATCTACAGAATAGATTTCAAGGTAAGATTAAGGTCTTACCAGTAGTCAATCAATCAAGAGCGCGCGTATTGACAACTCTTAATAAAAGTCCTATAAAGAATATTACCGGTTTTGTAACGGCGATTGATAGTACTTTCGGAGATTATTTTCCGACTATGGGCTTTCCTCATGTGATTGTTATAGCAAATACAAGAGTTGTTTCAATCACTCTCCCAGAATATCTCACTGAGGAGGCAATTGAAATGCTTATTGTTCATAATAACCCCTACATGCCAATTAAGAAGGACGATGCTATTATGAATAGTTCTACTGTATTGTCGTCTTCATTCAAAGATGTGCGACAGTATCAACCATTGGCATATCGTACTATTCTAGGTTTTCAAGATGGATTGATCAGTAATGTTCTTTTAAAAAGGGATACGAATATGACGAGATGGTTGATACCCAATATGGATATGATGTCTTTATTTGAAATAGCCTATTTTGATTATAATAAGGAAAGAAGTGATTTTGTTGGGCTGGCAAACTTTCCTAATAGACGTATCATACTAACACCGGAGTTGATAACTCAACTATTGCCCAGACCCTTGGGAACTTATTCCAGAGATGTTAGGTTGGATGTACAACGTAAATACTATTATACGTATGAAAATTTGGCAGCACATAATGTTTCTGATAAGCAACTAAAAATTCAATTGGCTGAGGATCTTGATAATTTTCTTAATGTTAAATCAAGACTTTTGATGATGCCAATGGAGTGTTATATGATTGCGGGAAAGCCTAATCTTACTTCGAATATTGACGAACCCGTCGATAAAAATACATTTCTTCGTTATCTCAATCATCCATCGTTTAAACTGCCACCTGTACTCATAGAGAAAGGCTTGTACAAGTTGCCGAAAATTAGTTTGGAAGATCGTCCTTATAGTTTAGACGAAATAAAAAAGATATGCGAAATGCATGGACTTAAAGTGTATGCACAAATTTGTAGAATTCCAATGCTTATGTTCTATAAAGGAGCTTTTCCCGATGTAAGTAAGCTTGGGAAACTTGAGCTTGATACTTATGGGTATATACCTGCTGTTGAAAAGCAATAG
- a CDS encoding helix-turn-helix domain-containing protein gives MMFDKIQFSKDFGQHLKDIREGKKIRIGKKISLRRLDQISGIDHSHIHKIEKGESSPSLITLKSLALALEISLFDLVNFEN, from the coding sequence ATGATGTTTGATAAAATACAATTTTCGAAAGATTTTGGCCAGCACCTTAAAGACATAAGGGAAGGTAAAAAGATAAGGATTGGCAAAAAAATCAGTCTTCGGAGGCTTGATCAAATCTCAGGTATAGATCATAGTCATATTCATAAAATAGAAAAAGGAGAATCCTCCCCCTCTTTAATAACATTAAAATCTTTGGCTTTAGCTTTAGAAATTAGTTTGTTTGATCTAGTAAACTTCGAAAATTAA
- a CDS encoding nucleotidyltransferase domain-containing protein — MNTQLPSSLPKHKLKEIEAIKQVIAEFVDPDMIILYGSYARGEYKDQVYLKDGIRYFYISDYDLIIVTNKTNIKEYELANELENRISARPDINFFMYDIDYVNKELVTGNFFFVPVYFEGVILYNNGNSILKKPKPLSIEQIKKNISSYYDFWIGNTNEFYETALEKLEKTINGKTRSGLTLWFLFQTLESIYSALLLVFMGIKPKLHNLYKYRRSVNMISAELNAIFPEVKDSNERRLFDVLNRAYISGKYKMDFEVSLEDLKEISSRLARMIKITDRLCMERIESFQ; from the coding sequence ATGAATACCCAATTACCTTCATCATTACCAAAGCATAAATTAAAGGAGATCGAGGCGATCAAACAAGTTATTGCCGAGTTTGTGGATCCGGATATGATCATTTTGTACGGAAGTTATGCTCGTGGTGAGTATAAAGATCAGGTATACTTGAAAGATGGTATACGTTACTTTTACATTAGCGATTATGACTTGATTATTGTTACAAATAAAACCAATATAAAGGAGTACGAATTGGCTAATGAGCTGGAAAATAGAATCTCTGCGAGACCTGATATCAACTTCTTTATGTATGATATTGACTATGTGAATAAGGAATTGGTAACGGGTAATTTCTTTTTTGTTCCTGTGTATTTCGAAGGAGTGATATTATATAATAATGGCAATAGTATCTTAAAAAAGCCTAAGCCTCTATCCATCGAACAGATCAAAAAGAATATCAGTAGCTATTACGATTTTTGGATAGGTAATACTAATGAGTTTTACGAAACTGCACTTGAAAAGTTAGAAAAGACAATTAATGGTAAAACTAGATCTGGATTAACACTTTGGTTTTTATTCCAGACTTTAGAATCTATTTATAGCGCACTTCTATTGGTTTTTATGGGCATTAAACCCAAGCTTCATAATTTGTATAAATATCGGAGGTCTGTCAATATGATTTCAGCTGAACTTAATGCAATTTTCCCCGAAGTGAAAGATAGTAATGAAAGAAGGCTTTTTGATGTATTAAATAGAGCTTATATAAGCGGGAAATATAAAATGGATTTTGAGGTGTCACTTGAGGACCTGAAAGAAATCAGCTCAAGATTAGCGAGAATGATTAAAATCACAGATCGTCTTTGTATGGAACGAATTGAGAGCTTTCAATAA
- a CDS encoding DUF1016 N-terminal domain-containing protein: protein MDENIPDKTIMLSDQTLVSDIKAIIAQSKDNAIRAVDHQRTLMYWHIGQRIFEQEQEGKDRADYGKYIIKYLSAELQPEFGSGFSYRQLNWYRQFYRTFPIVSTLWTQLSWSQYKLLLSLNSEEQREFYIAETIKNNWTVRQLERQINTNLYERLLLSNDKESGLAVAKKEKLPSDAKEIIAL, encoded by the coding sequence TTGGATGAAAATATCCCTGATAAAACAATTATGTTGTCCGATCAAACTTTAGTATCCGATATAAAGGCAATTATTGCACAGTCCAAAGATAATGCGATTCGTGCTGTCGATCATCAGCGCACATTGATGTATTGGCATATTGGCCAACGTATTTTCGAACAGGAGCAGGAAGGCAAGGATCGAGCTGATTATGGAAAATATATCATAAAATATCTTTCAGCGGAATTACAGCCTGAGTTTGGTAGTGGTTTTTCGTATAGGCAACTGAATTGGTACCGCCAGTTTTATCGCACTTTTCCAATTGTGTCTACACTGTGGACGCAATTGAGTTGGAGTCAATATAAGCTACTTTTAAGTCTTAATAGCGAGGAACAACGGGAGTTTTATATTGCCGAGACAATAAAGAATAATTGGACAGTCCGACAGCTTGAACGACAGATTAACACGAATCTATACGAACGCCTGCTTCTTAGTAACGATAAGGAAAGTGGATTGGCTGTAGCAAAAAAGGAAAAGCTGCCTTCGGATGCGAAGGAGATTATTGCGTTATGA